In Carassius gibelio isolate Cgi1373 ecotype wild population from Czech Republic chromosome B19, carGib1.2-hapl.c, whole genome shotgun sequence, one DNA window encodes the following:
- the LOC127979428 gene encoding ATP-binding cassette sub-family F member 1 isoform X2 has translation MPKKSKEVAEWEGDDPQTTDKHVKKGKKDKRGKKTFFEELTSDAKPEKAEQPPVKEAQGKQPQKKKKDRRKGKPGDDDEDDDDEAEVMKRLKKLSVQPSDEDEEEEEVVAPVKGGKKNKGGNIFAALSQGQSDDDEDAGDDDDVDEKPQSKKSSKEASEDEKDEEMEKKDENEKKGVKKGKKFAAKPPKEEDEIEEKEPEKSQKKGKKEQPKKGKPARPPPSDDDDDEEEENSDGNDTMMSAEDVLAAEQAKEKQKDDSSANLTRKEKKKDKKRKEYERQVASLRAQDAIEGDFSISQAELSSRQAMLENASDIKLERFSISAHGKELFVNADLLVVAGRRYGLVGPNGKGKTTLLKHIANRALSIPPNIDVLLCEQEVVADNTPAVQAVLKADTRRLKLLEEERQLQSQLEKGDDGVSERLDKVYEELRAIGAAAAEAKARRILAGLSFTPEMQNRPTKKFSGGWRMRVSLARALFMEPTLLMLDEPTNHLDLNAVIWLNNYLQSWKKTLLIVSHDQSFLDDVCTDIIHLDNQKLYYYRGNYLTFKKMYVQKQKELLKQYEKQEKKLKDLKAGGKSTKQAEKQTKEVLTRKQQKGKKSQHEEESREATELLKRPREYTVKFTFPNPPPLSPPILGLHSVDFGYESQKPLFRNVDFGIDMESRICIVGPNGVGKSTLLLLLTGKLNPTKGEMRKNHRLKVGFFNQQYADQLNMEESPTEYLQRNFNLQYQDARKCLGRFGLESHAHTIQISKLSGGQKARVVFAELACRQPDVLILDEPTNNLDIESIDALSEAINEYKGAVIIVSHDARLITETQCQLWVVEDQSINNIDGDFEDYKREVLEALGEILVNKPKE, from the exons ATGCCAAAAAAATCAAAAGAAGTAGCTGAGTGGGAGGGTGATGACCCACAAACAACAG ACAAACATGTCAAAAAAGGAAAGAAGGATAAGAGGGGGAAGAAGACC TTTTTCGAGGAGCTGACATCAGATGCTAAACCAGAAAAAGCAGAGCAGCCGCCAGTGAAAGAGGCACAGGGGAAACag cctcagaagaagaagaaagacagGCGGAAGGGGAAACCAGGAgacgatgatgaggatgatgatgatgaggcaGAGGTCATGAAGCGCCTCAAGAAACTGTCAGTCCAGCCcagtgatgaagatgaagaagaggaagagg tagTTGCGCCAGTCAAAGgaggaaagaaaaacaaa GGTGGCAACATATTTGCTGCTCTGAGTCAGGGCCAAAGTGACGACGATGAAGACgcaggtgatgatgatgatgttgatgagaAGCCCCAAAGCAAGAAGAGCTCAAAG GAAGCCTCAGAGGATGAAAAAGATGAAGAGATGGAGAAGAAAGATGAGAATGAAAAGAAAGGAGTGAAGAAGGGCAAGAAATTCGCTGCTAAACCACCTAAG GAGGAAGATGAAATTGAAGAGAAAGAACCAGAGAAGTCTCAGAAGAAAGGCAAGAAAGAACAGCCCAAG AAAGGGAAGCCTGCTCGCCCTCCACCtagtgatgatgatgacgatgaagagGAGGAAAATAGTGATGGAAATGACACAATGATG AGTGCAGAGGATGTCCTCGCAGCTgagcaggccaaagagaaacaaaaGGACGACTCTTCTGCAAACTTGACtagaaaagagaagaagaaggaCAAGAAAAGG AAGGAGTATGAGCGGCAGGTGGCTAGTTTACGAGCTCAGGACGCCATCGAGGGAGACTTCTCCATCTCTCAGGCTGAGCTGTCCTCTCGACAGGCCATGCTGGAAAACGCTTCAGACATCAAG TTGGAAAGATTCAGCATTTCAGCGCATGGTAAAGAGCTGTTTGTTAACGCAGATCTTCTGGTTGTTGCTGGGAGACGATATGGTCTGGTTGGACCAAATGG GAAAGGGAAGACCACTCTACTAAAGCACATCGCCAACAGAGCTCTAAGCATTCCTCCCAATATTGATGTGCTGCTTTGTGAGCAAG AGGTGGTGGCGGACAACACTCCTGCAGTTCAGGCGGTGCTGAAGGCCGACACGCGCAGACTGAAGCTCCTGGAGGAGGAACGGCAGCTACAGAGTCAGCTGGAGAAAGGAGACGACGGCGTGTCTGAGAGACTGGATAAG GTTTATGAGGAGTTGAGGGCGATTGGAGCTGCGGCGGCGGAGGCTAAAGCTCGTAGGATCTTGGCTGGTCTGTCTTTTACACCAGAGATGCAGAACAGACCCACTAAGAAGTTCTCTGGTGGCTGGAGGATGAGAGTGTCCCTGGCTAG AGCATTGTTCATGGAGCCCACGCTGCTGATGTTGGATGAGCCCACAAACCACTTGGACCTTAACGCTGTCATCTGGCTTAACAA CTACTTACAGAGCTGGAAGAAAACGCTTCTAATTGTGTCCCACGACCAGAGTTTCTTAGATGACGTCTGTACAGATATCATTCACCTGGACAACCAGAAACTCTACTACTACAGGGGCAACTACC TGACGTTTAAGAAGATGTACGTGCAGAAACAGAAGGAACTCCTGAAGCAGTACGAGAAACAAGAGAAAAAGCTCAAAGACCTGAAGGCTGGAGGAAAATCCACCAAACAAGCT GAGAAACAGACGAAAGAGGTCCTGACGAGGAAACAGCAGAAGGGGAAGAAGAGCCAACATGAGGAGGAGAGCCGTGAGGCCACAGAGCTCCTCAAGAGACCGAGAGAATATACCGTCAAATTCACCTTCCCCAACCCTCCTCCACTCTCACCGCCGATTCTCGGCCTGCACA GTGTTGACTTCGGTTATGAAAGCCAGAAGCCTCTGTTCAGAAATGTGGACTTTGGTATAGACATGGAGTCCAGAA TATGTATTGTTGGGCCCAATGGAGTTGGAAAAAGTACACTTCTACTGCTTTTGACTGGAAAATTAAATCCT ACAAAAGGAGAGATGAGGAAGAACCATCGATTG AAAGTAGGTTTCTTCAACCAGCAGTATGCTGATCAGCTGAACATGGAGGAGTCCCCTACAGAGTACCTCCAGAGGAACTTCAACCTCCAGTACCAGGACGCCAGGAAGTGCCTGGGTCGATTCGGCTTGGAGAGCCACGCTCACACCATCCAGATCTCCAAACTGTCCG GTGGTCAGAAAGCAAGAGTGGTATTTGCTGAACTTGCTTGTCGGCAACCTGATGTCCTCATTTTG GATGAGCCCACAAATAACTTGGACATTGAGTCGATTGATGCATTGTCAGAAGCCATCAATGAATACAAAGGAG ctGTGATAATTGTGAGCCACGATGCCAGGCTGATCACGGAGACCCAGTGCCAGCTGTGGGTGGTTGAGGACCAGTCGATCAACAATATCGATGGAGACTTTGAAGACTACAAGAGAGAAGTGCTGGAGGCTCTCGGAGAAATCCTGGTCAACAAGCCTAAAGAATGA
- the LOC127979428 gene encoding ATP-binding cassette sub-family F member 1 isoform X1: MPKKSKEVAEWEGDDPQTTDKHVKKGKKDKRGKKTFFEELTSDAKPEKAEQPPVKEAQGKQPQKKKKDRRKGKPGDDDEDDDDEAEVMKRLKKLSVQPSDEDEEEEEVVAPVKGGKKNKGGNIFAALSQGQSDDDEDAGDDDDVDEKPQSKKSSKEVEKVTKGKKKDKAKAKLTKEASEDEKDEEMEKKDENEKKGVKKGKKFAAKPPKEEDEIEEKEPEKSQKKGKKEQPKKGKPARPPPSDDDDDEEEENSDGNDTMMSAEDVLAAEQAKEKQKDDSSANLTRKEKKKDKKRKEYERQVASLRAQDAIEGDFSISQAELSSRQAMLENASDIKLERFSISAHGKELFVNADLLVVAGRRYGLVGPNGKGKTTLLKHIANRALSIPPNIDVLLCEQEVVADNTPAVQAVLKADTRRLKLLEEERQLQSQLEKGDDGVSERLDKVYEELRAIGAAAAEAKARRILAGLSFTPEMQNRPTKKFSGGWRMRVSLARALFMEPTLLMLDEPTNHLDLNAVIWLNNYLQSWKKTLLIVSHDQSFLDDVCTDIIHLDNQKLYYYRGNYLTFKKMYVQKQKELLKQYEKQEKKLKDLKAGGKSTKQAEKQTKEVLTRKQQKGKKSQHEEESREATELLKRPREYTVKFTFPNPPPLSPPILGLHSVDFGYESQKPLFRNVDFGIDMESRICIVGPNGVGKSTLLLLLTGKLNPTKGEMRKNHRLKVGFFNQQYADQLNMEESPTEYLQRNFNLQYQDARKCLGRFGLESHAHTIQISKLSGGQKARVVFAELACRQPDVLILDEPTNNLDIESIDALSEAINEYKGAVIIVSHDARLITETQCQLWVVEDQSINNIDGDFEDYKREVLEALGEILVNKPKE; the protein is encoded by the exons ATGCCAAAAAAATCAAAAGAAGTAGCTGAGTGGGAGGGTGATGACCCACAAACAACAG ACAAACATGTCAAAAAAGGAAAGAAGGATAAGAGGGGGAAGAAGACC TTTTTCGAGGAGCTGACATCAGATGCTAAACCAGAAAAAGCAGAGCAGCCGCCAGTGAAAGAGGCACAGGGGAAACag cctcagaagaagaagaaagacagGCGGAAGGGGAAACCAGGAgacgatgatgaggatgatgatgatgaggcaGAGGTCATGAAGCGCCTCAAGAAACTGTCAGTCCAGCCcagtgatgaagatgaagaagaggaagagg tagTTGCGCCAGTCAAAGgaggaaagaaaaacaaa GGTGGCAACATATTTGCTGCTCTGAGTCAGGGCCAAAGTGACGACGATGAAGACgcaggtgatgatgatgatgttgatgagaAGCCCCAAAGCAAGAAGAGCTCAAAG GAAGTTGAGAAGGTAACCAAGGGCAAGAAAAAAGATAAGGCTAAAGCTAAGTTAACGAAG GAAGCCTCAGAGGATGAAAAAGATGAAGAGATGGAGAAGAAAGATGAGAATGAAAAGAAAGGAGTGAAGAAGGGCAAGAAATTCGCTGCTAAACCACCTAAG GAGGAAGATGAAATTGAAGAGAAAGAACCAGAGAAGTCTCAGAAGAAAGGCAAGAAAGAACAGCCCAAG AAAGGGAAGCCTGCTCGCCCTCCACCtagtgatgatgatgacgatgaagagGAGGAAAATAGTGATGGAAATGACACAATGATG AGTGCAGAGGATGTCCTCGCAGCTgagcaggccaaagagaaacaaaaGGACGACTCTTCTGCAAACTTGACtagaaaagagaagaagaaggaCAAGAAAAGG AAGGAGTATGAGCGGCAGGTGGCTAGTTTACGAGCTCAGGACGCCATCGAGGGAGACTTCTCCATCTCTCAGGCTGAGCTGTCCTCTCGACAGGCCATGCTGGAAAACGCTTCAGACATCAAG TTGGAAAGATTCAGCATTTCAGCGCATGGTAAAGAGCTGTTTGTTAACGCAGATCTTCTGGTTGTTGCTGGGAGACGATATGGTCTGGTTGGACCAAATGG GAAAGGGAAGACCACTCTACTAAAGCACATCGCCAACAGAGCTCTAAGCATTCCTCCCAATATTGATGTGCTGCTTTGTGAGCAAG AGGTGGTGGCGGACAACACTCCTGCAGTTCAGGCGGTGCTGAAGGCCGACACGCGCAGACTGAAGCTCCTGGAGGAGGAACGGCAGCTACAGAGTCAGCTGGAGAAAGGAGACGACGGCGTGTCTGAGAGACTGGATAAG GTTTATGAGGAGTTGAGGGCGATTGGAGCTGCGGCGGCGGAGGCTAAAGCTCGTAGGATCTTGGCTGGTCTGTCTTTTACACCAGAGATGCAGAACAGACCCACTAAGAAGTTCTCTGGTGGCTGGAGGATGAGAGTGTCCCTGGCTAG AGCATTGTTCATGGAGCCCACGCTGCTGATGTTGGATGAGCCCACAAACCACTTGGACCTTAACGCTGTCATCTGGCTTAACAA CTACTTACAGAGCTGGAAGAAAACGCTTCTAATTGTGTCCCACGACCAGAGTTTCTTAGATGACGTCTGTACAGATATCATTCACCTGGACAACCAGAAACTCTACTACTACAGGGGCAACTACC TGACGTTTAAGAAGATGTACGTGCAGAAACAGAAGGAACTCCTGAAGCAGTACGAGAAACAAGAGAAAAAGCTCAAAGACCTGAAGGCTGGAGGAAAATCCACCAAACAAGCT GAGAAACAGACGAAAGAGGTCCTGACGAGGAAACAGCAGAAGGGGAAGAAGAGCCAACATGAGGAGGAGAGCCGTGAGGCCACAGAGCTCCTCAAGAGACCGAGAGAATATACCGTCAAATTCACCTTCCCCAACCCTCCTCCACTCTCACCGCCGATTCTCGGCCTGCACA GTGTTGACTTCGGTTATGAAAGCCAGAAGCCTCTGTTCAGAAATGTGGACTTTGGTATAGACATGGAGTCCAGAA TATGTATTGTTGGGCCCAATGGAGTTGGAAAAAGTACACTTCTACTGCTTTTGACTGGAAAATTAAATCCT ACAAAAGGAGAGATGAGGAAGAACCATCGATTG AAAGTAGGTTTCTTCAACCAGCAGTATGCTGATCAGCTGAACATGGAGGAGTCCCCTACAGAGTACCTCCAGAGGAACTTCAACCTCCAGTACCAGGACGCCAGGAAGTGCCTGGGTCGATTCGGCTTGGAGAGCCACGCTCACACCATCCAGATCTCCAAACTGTCCG GTGGTCAGAAAGCAAGAGTGGTATTTGCTGAACTTGCTTGTCGGCAACCTGATGTCCTCATTTTG GATGAGCCCACAAATAACTTGGACATTGAGTCGATTGATGCATTGTCAGAAGCCATCAATGAATACAAAGGAG ctGTGATAATTGTGAGCCACGATGCCAGGCTGATCACGGAGACCCAGTGCCAGCTGTGGGTGGTTGAGGACCAGTCGATCAACAATATCGATGGAGACTTTGAAGACTACAAGAGAGAAGTGCTGGAGGCTCTCGGAGAAATCCTGGTCAACAAGCCTAAAGAATGA